A genomic window from Nicotiana sylvestris chromosome 11, ASM39365v2, whole genome shotgun sequence includes:
- the LOC104217655 gene encoding wall-associated receptor kinase-like 1: MWSFFILLIGLLFKETTQISAIRIWSSTAILSSSKPGCPERCGNLTIPYPFGIGKGCYFDEQFEVRCNNNTAFSRGLNDRSVKHISMDTITIVIPFSPYPYNKSSGKNIYGDEYSTGKSIHEYFSVSIKNNLVAIGCDIYAYIKDLDNSSRRQDNIVSGCASFCDSGGAKGSLLYDSSNASYSASSTYCTGNNGCCQSAFSRMPRILFASIQTMNTEKTSWTSSNCTYLLVVEKGIAESEFTQLLGKCKKDDYYNVRQAVNWVIGNVSCDKATRTPKYACGKNSRCVDDTTRPTEGYRCNCSPGYQGNPYLPNGCQDINECASQKGKHSCPNDARCINTPGSFLCEPNDAKHMLTIQLSLGVVAAVTFVILIAVCLWLRKRLQKREEKKAKQKFFKRNGGLLLRQRIPFSKESNGSSLLKLFFKEELEKATDNFSESRILGKGGAGTVYKGMLSDGSIVAVKKSNKMEEDQIEQFINEILILSQINHRHIVKVLGCCLEIEVPLLVYEYISNGTLSSHIHGNLSHNSDPTVSKPSTMILSWDHRLRIAAEVAGALSYMHSCASTPILHRDIKSSNILLDDTFRAVISDFGLSRLLSVDKTHLTTLVGGTFGYMDPQYFRSGKLNDKCDVYAFGVVLAELLTSQRVVSSNIIEDPGLVKRFTLLLKQNLIFEILDTKIIKDLEDEKVILAVAKLANRCLNSNARRRPGMKEVAAELDQLRKRGQDIPHDECFQDNISPRSESSYSCKSYCTEEDNQNSVSHD, from the exons ATGTGGTCATTTTTTATTCTTCTTATTGGCCTGCTTTTTAAAGAAACAACACAAATTTCAGCAATAAGAATATGGTCATCAACAGCAATAttatcttcatcaaagcctggCTGCCCAGAAAGATGCGGCAACTTAACCATTCCTTATCCATTTGGGATAGGAAAAGGGTGTTACTTTGATGAACAATTCGAAGTGAGGTGCAATAACAACACTGCTTTTAGTCGTGGTCTTAATGATAGATCTGTGAAACACATATCCATGGACACCATCACGATTGTTATTCCTTTCAGTCCTTACCCCTACAACAAATCATCTGGAAAGAACATTTACGGTGATGAATACAGCACGGGAAAATCCATCCATGAGTATTTCAGTGTTTCCATCAAGAATAATTTAGTAGCCATTGGGTGTGATATTTATGCTTATATCAAAGATTTAGACAACAGTAGTAGACGCCAAGACAATATTGTAAGTGGATGTGCTTCTTTCTGCGACAGTGGTGGAGCTAAAG GTTCACTGCTCTATGACTCCAGTAATGCTTCATATTCAGCTTCATCAACTTATTGCACTGGGAATAACGGTTGTTGTCAGTCTGCtttttcaagaatgccaagaaTTCTCTTTGCCTCCATACAAACAATGAACACGGAGAAAACATCATGGACATCTAGCAATTGCACCTATTTATTAGTTGTGGAAAAAGGCATTGCTGAATCTGAATTCACTCAATTACTTGGTAAGTGCAAAAAAGATGACTATTATAACGTCAGGCAGGCGGTGAACTGGGTAATTGGCAATGTTAGTTGCGACAAAGCCACCAGAACGCCAAAATATGCATGCGGAAAGAACAGTAGGTGCGTTGATGACACTACTAGACCTACTGAGGGATATCGATGCAATTGCTCTCCTGGTTATCAAGGCAACCCTTACCTCCCTAATGGATGCCAAG ACATCAACGAGTGTGCAAGTCAAAAAGGGAAGCATTCATGTCCCAATGATGCTCGCTGCATAAATACTCCTGGCAGTTTCCTTTGTGAGCCAAATGATGCGAAACATATGCTGACTATACAACTCTCCTTAG GTGTTGTAGCAGCAGTTACTTTTGTAATCTTGATAGCAGTTTGTCTTTGGCTACGCAAAAGGCTTCAGAAGAGGGAAGAAAAGAAAGCTAAACAAAAGTTTTTCAAGAGGAACGGTGGATTGCTTTTGCGACAACGTATTCCCTTTAGTAAAGAAAGTAATGGTAGCTCTTTGTTAAAGCTCTTTTTCAAAGAGGAGTTGGAGAAAGCAACAGACAATTTCAGTGAAAGTCGAATTCTTGGAAAAGGAGGGGCTGGTACTGTCTACAAAGGAATGTTATCAGATGGAAGCATTGTAGCTGTGAAGAAGTCCAATAAAATGGAAGAAGATCAAATTGAACAGTTTATAAATGAGATACTTATTCTCTCCCAGATAAATCACAGACACATTGTCAAG GTACTTGGCTGTTGTTTAGAAATTGAAGTTCCTTTATTGGTTTATGAATACATCTCTAATGGAACCTTGTCATCCCATATTCATGGAAACCTTAGTCACAATTCTGATCCTACTGTCTCAAAACCATCAACAATGATACTATCGTGGGACCATCGTTTGCGAATTGCTGCGGAAGTAGCAGGGGCCCTTTCTTACATGCACTCATGTGCTTCTACTCCCATTCTTCACAGAGATATCAAATCAAGCAACATATTATTAGACGATACTTTTAGAGCAGTGATTTCTGATTTTGGACTTTCGAGATTATTGTCCGTTGACAAGACTCATTTAACAACACTAGTAGGGGGTACATTTGGTTACATGGATCCACAATATTTTCGATCTGGTAAACTTAATGATAAATGTGATGTCTATGCATTTGGTGTAGTTCTTGCAGAGCTTCTGACAAGCCAAAGAGTTGTCTCTTCAAACATAATAGAAGATCCAGGCTTGGTCAAACGCTTTACATTATTATTAAAACAAAATCTCATTTTTGAGATTTTAGACACTAAAATTATAAAAGACCTTGAGGATGAAAAAGTGATTCTTGCTGTGGCTAAGCTTGCCAATAGATGCTTAAATTCTAATGCTCGGAGAAGGCCAGGCATGAAGGAGGTGGCAGCTGAGCTTGATCAACTAAGGAAAAGGGGGCAAGATATACCTCATGATGAATGTTTTCAAGATAACATTTCTCCAAGAAGTGAAAGTTCATATAGTTGTAAATCTTATTGTACAGAAGAAGATAATCAGAACTCGGTGTCTCATGATTAA
- the LOC104217656 gene encoding transmembrane 9 superfamily member 11, translating into MRSLDKFKICVLLICLVFELGHGFYLPGSYPHKYGVGDFLNVKVNSLTSIDTELPYSYYSLPFCKPLEGIKDSAENLGELLMGDRIENSPYRFKMYTNETEIFLCQTKPLSGEEFKLLKKRIDEMYQVNLILDNLPAIRYTRKEGYFLRWTGYPVGIKIQDTYYVFNHLKFTVLVHKYEETNVARVMGTGDAAEVISTIGNGGSEAPGYEVVGFEVVPCSVQHTPDSAKNLKLYNKYPTPIKCDPTTVAMAIKENEPVSFTYEVNFVESDIKWPSRWDAYLKMEGAKVHWFSILNSLMVITFLAGIVLVIFLRTVRRDLTRYEELDKEAQAQMNEELSGWKLVVSDVFRSPSNPALLCVMVGDGVQILGMGVVTIMFAALGFMSPASRGTLITGMLFFYMILGVVAGYVAVRLWRTIFCGNHKGWVSVSWKAACFFPGVAFFILTTLNFLLWGSHSTGAIPFSLFVVLILLWFCISVPLTLLGGYFGARAPHIEYPVRTNQIPREIPPQKYPSWLLVLGAGTLPFGTLFIELFFIMSSLWMGRVYYVFGFLLIVMILLVVVCAEVSLVLTYMHLCVEDWKWWWKSFFASGSVAIYIFLYSVNYLIFDLKSLSGPVSATLYLGYSLFMVLAIMLATGTVGFLSSFWFVHYLFSSVKLD; encoded by the coding sequence ATGAGATCTTTAGACAAATTCAAGATTTGTGTTTTGTTAATCTGCTTGGTATTTGAATTGGGTCATGGGTTTTATCTGCCTGGTAGTTACCCTCACAAATATGGGGTTGGTGATTTCTTGAATGTTAAAGTCAATTCATTGACCTCAATTGACACTGAGTTGCCTTATAGTTACTATAGCTTGCCTTTTTGTAAACCATTAGAGGGTATTAAAGATAGTGCTGAGAATCTTGGTGAGCTTCTTATGGGTGATAGGATTGAGAATTCTCCTTATAGGTTTAAGATGTATACGAATGAGACCGAGATTTTCTTGTGTCAAACTAAACCTTTGTCTGGTGAGGAGTTTAAGCTTTTAAAGAAGAGGATTGATGAGATGTATCAAGTGAATTTGATTCTTGATAATTTGCCTGCTATTCGTTATACGAGGAAGGAAGGTTATTTCTTGAGGTGGACGGGTTATCCTGTTGGGATTAAGATTCAAGATACATATTATGTGTTTAATCACTTGAAGTTTACTGTTCTTGTTCATAAGTATGAGGAGACCAATGTGGCTCGGGTGATGGGTACTGGGGATGCAGCTGAGGTGATCTCGACGATTGGAAATGGTGGATCGGAGGCACCTGGTTACGAAGTTGTTGGGTTTGAGGTTGTTCCTTGTAGTGTCCAGCATACCCCTGATTCAGCCAAGAACTTGAAACTGTACAATAAGTACCCGACTCCAATTAAGTGCGATCCTACAACAGTCGCCATGGCTATTAAAGAAAATGAGCCTGTGTCTTTTACTTATGAGGTGAACTTTGTGGAAAGTGATATCAAGTGGCCGTCAAGATGGGATGCTTATTTGAAGATGGAAGGTGCAAAGGTGCACTGGTTCTCTATCCTTAACTCACTTATGGTGATCACTTTCTTGGCTGGAATCGTGCTCGTAATCTTCTTGAGAACCGTCAGGCGGGATCTGACTAGGTATGAGGAACTCGACAAAGAGGCTCAAGCCCAAATGAACGAGGAGTTATCCGGTTGGAAACTCGTAGTGAGTGATGTTTTCAGGTCTCCAAGTAATCCAGCACTTTTGTGTGTGATGGTTGGTGACGGAGTTCAAATCCTAGGGATGGGTGTTGTGACTATCATGTTTGCTGCCCTCGGATTTATGTCCCCAGCTTCTCGTGGAACGTTGATTACAGGCATGCTATTCTTCTATATGATTCTTGGGGTTGTAGCTGGTTATGTTGCTGTTCGTCTTTGGAGGACAATCTTCTGTGGCAATCACAAGGGCTGGGTTTCAGTTTCATGGAAAGCTGCTTGTTTCTTCCCCGGAGTTGCTTTTTTCATTCTAACCACATTGAACTTCCTGCTATGGGGTAGTCACAGCACAGGGGCCATTCCATTTTCTCTGTTTGTCGTCCTCATTTTACTTTGGTTCTGCATTTCAGTTCCTCTAACCCTGCTCGGTGGTTATTTTGGGGCGAGGGCTCCTCACATTGAATATCCTGTCCGAACCAACCAAATCCCGCGTGAAATCCCCCCACAAAAGTATCCATCCTGGCTCTTAGTTTTGGGTGCAGGTACCCTTCCTTTCGGTACTCTTTTCATCGAGCTCTTCTTCATCATGTCGAGTCTTTGGATGGGTCGTGTATACTATGTCTTTGGTTTCCTCCTCATTGTCATGATCCTCCTTGTCGTCGTTTGTGCCGAGGTGTCTCTTGTTCTGACCTACATGCATCTTTGTGTGGAGGACTGGAAATGGTGGTGGAAATCTTTCTTTGCTTCTGGATCAGTTGCTATATACATTTTCCTGTACTCCGTTAACTATCTAATCTTCGATCTTAAGAGTTTGAGCGGCCCTGTTTCCGCCACCCTTTACCTCGGATATTCCCTCTTCATGGTCTTGGCCATCATGCTCGCGACAGGCACAGTCGGGTTCCTTTCCTCTTTCTGGTTTGTACATTACTTGTTCTCTTCAGTGAAGCTGGATTGA